In the genome of Luteitalea pratensis, the window GTCGCCACGGCCGGCGTCGGGCTCGTCCAGTTCTTCAGCCCCAACCCCAACTGGTACTGCTTGTCGCTAACGATCGTCGTTTCGTGGTGGCTGGTTGCGACACCCAGGGAGAGTCGTGCACGGCTCGTCGTAGCCGGCGGCATCGTCGGCCTGATGACGATGTTGCGGCAGTTGTCTGGTGCGTGGGCAGCGATGGGTCTGCTGACAGTCGCGCTGCTCGAGGCTGAGGATAGGCTCGCGCCATCGAGTGCGCGCCTTGGTCGGGCGCTGTCAGCCTTGATGCTTACGGGACTGATCGGCTACGTCGCCCTAACGTCGGCCTATCGTCCGGGGGGCCTGCTGCTGATCGCGTCCTGGCCGGCAGCATTGCTGCTGCGCAACGCGCTGTCGCTGCAGACACCCGATCGAGCGGCGCGGCGACTCATCCTGCACGTCCTGGCCGGCGCCGGACCGGTGATGGCCCCCATGCTGGCGTACCACCTGTGGTTCGGCTCGACCACGCGCTGGCTCACCGACATCGTCGCCAGAGCCGCAGGCGAGACGCAACTCCCGTTCTTCGGCGGCGTCGGCTGGTACGCCCTCACACCGCTAGTCTCGGCCCAACTGGTCATGGCACCCGCCGGCATCGGCGACGCAGCAAACGGATCGTACTGGTTGGCGCTTTCTCTGGGATCGGCGGCTAATGGCGCCGTCGTCTGGCACGACCTTCGTCGCCGGACGGACGCCACCGCGATCGCACCGGGAATCATCGCGATGTTTTTCGCGATGGTATCGCTGCTGCTCGAAGGACCCTTGTACCTCTATTACTCCGCCGGCGCGACCATCGCCGCCCTGCTCTGGCGGCTCGCAGCGGTCGGGACCGTCGCGCCCCAAGTGGCAGGCGGAGCATTGGCGCTGTTGGTAGGCGTCGTCGGGTTCGTCTCACACGCAGGCCAGCCCCTGACCCGTCCACCGTTCGACATCCTGCACGGTCGACGCGTGACACCTCCGCCCCTCGGATCACTGGCCGGGCTGCGGGCGTCCTTCTCGCTTCCCAAGGAGGATGTGCGCGAGTACGACCGGCTGGTCGCAATCATCAGGACTCAGGTGGCCCCTGGCGAGACGTTGCTGGTGCTGCCCAACGACGCGCAGCTCTATTTTCTTGCCGAGCGGACCAATCCGGTACGGTTCTACAACTCGGCGCTCGGCATGCAGAGCCCTGGCGAGGTCGAGGACGTCCTCAGGCTCATCCGCACACGACCGCCGGCGCTGGTCATTTTCCGACCCGGAGACAAATACCAGACGCCCGCGCTCGATGCGGTGATGCGTGTCGTTCGGAGGCAGTACCGTCTGGCGGGCATTGCGGAAGGCCGGGAGATGTACCTGCCGGCGAGCAGGCCACCCTTGTCATGAGCACTCTTATCCAGCTGCAGGTGCCTCACCCGACCGCGAAGCCGCGACAACTCTCGCCCGCCGCGGAGCGGATCGTCCAGCGCATCATACTCACGGTGGCCGTCGCGATCGTATCGACGATCCTGGCGCTCGAAGGCCAGGCATCGGTGCTGACCAATACCGACTTCACGCAGCTGTGGCATGCCGCGCGCGGACTGGTCGAGGGCCGGAATCCGTACGACGTCGTCGGCCCGGGCAAGGCTTTCCCCTGGCCCTTCCCGCTGCTGTACCCGGGTCCGGCCGTGCTGGTGTCGGTGCCGTTCTCAGTCATGCCGCTGCGGTGGGCCTGTGCGCTGTTCGTCGGCTTGTCGGCCGCGACACTCGCATGGGGGCTGAGTGAAGAGCGTGGCGCGCCATACCGATGGTTCGTTTTCGCATCGGCCGGCGCGGCGAGCGTCGTCAGGACCGCCCAGTGGGCACCGTTGATGATGGCCACGGCCCTCTTGCCTTCGATGGGATGGGCCCTGGCCTGCAAGCCGTCCATAGGTACCGCGCTCTTCATGGCGTACCCATCGTGGCGCAAGTTCTGGATGAGTGCTGCGCTCGCGTGCGGCAGTCTCCTCCTGATGCCACGCTGGCCACTCGATTGGCTCGCCGCATTGCCGTCGGCGTACCACATGACAGCACCGATCTCCCACGTTACGGCGGGCGGGCCGCTGATCCTGCTGGCACTGCTGCGATGGCGACGCCCCGAAGCGCGACTGCTGGTTGCCCTTGGGTGCATCCCGCACACCACCATGGTTTACGAGACACTGCCGCTCTTCCTCGTTCCGAAGCGCTGGTCCGAAGCAGGATGGCTCGTCGTCGCAAGCTGGATCGTTTTGTCACGCGACCGTCAGATGGACTACCTGCAACTGATGCACATGCGCGCATGGTGGATCACGCTGCTGATGTACATCCCCTGCGTCGTGATGGTGCTGCGCCGAGGCGCAGAGTCCGAGCCCGACGCGACGCCGTAGACGAGAAGAGCAGCGTTGCTGCGGACCCGGAAAACAGCTGCATGCGATGCCGCGCGAGACCCAAGGGAGGAAGCTCGGCCCGAGCAGCCACGAAGGACCGCGGCGTCCGTACGTCTTCGCGATAGCCATGTGCCCGCGCCACTCGCGCGTTAGGCCGCGACCGCCATTCCGCTCCAGCGCCACGCGAAATCCTGCTCGCGCACGGTATTCCAGACGAGAGCGAAGAGCGCGACACACACGAGCACTTTCGGCGCGCTCAACCCGCGCGTGCCCGCTCCCTGGTAAGCCGCGCCAGACAGCAGCTCTGACAGCCACTCGTGGTTAATCCATGGGCGGTCGGAGGTGTACCAGTAAGGGTCCGCTGCGTGCAGCGCACGGTCTCTGAGCATGTCCAGCCCGAAACGCAAGTGTCCCCAGAGGTCGGGATCGGCGCTCGTCGATGCGGCTCCGGCGCCCATCACGAGCAGCGCGAGGGGCCTCAGCGCCGCCGCTGCTGCGACCGGCCCCGCATTCTTGGCTCCACTCCCCACGCGTGTACCGGTCGACATCATCGTCAGGCATCGCGTCTGACGGCGACGGGCATCGGCGAAGTGACAAGGGGCAGTGCCACGCAACGGCATGCTCTGTCCGAGCCAGTTCGAGATGATCGAATCGCTTCGTTGGCGACACTCCGTACATGTGGACTCTCCGTACCGGGGGCAGTTCTACAGTGATCGGTAACGCGCGCCCCGGTGCAATCGCCGCGCCGCCAACGCTCCACGAGGCACGCCGCCAGCGGCCAGATGGTGCTCGTGTGGGGTTCGTCGCAGCCTCGCCATACAATTCTCCCCATGACCGCCCCGGCCCAGGTGCCGGCGGAGGTGACGCACGACGCGGTCACCGCGGCGATGCTGCGTCATCGCCGCCTGCTCGCCACGCTCGTGCTCCTCGCCCTGGCGGCGGTCTCCTTCTGGGTCGTGGTCGCGTTGGTGCGGGCCCGCACCCGGCCGACGCTCGGCGTGCAGATCAGCCGGGGCGGCACCATGCTGCGCCGGCCCGATCGCGGCGCAACCGTCGTCGTGCGGGCGGTGCGGGCACACAGCCCCGCGGCTGACGCCGACCTCCGCGTCGGCGACCGCGTGCTGCAGGTCGACGGCATCGCGGTAACCGACACCCGTGCCTTGATTGCCCGGCACGATCGGCTCTTCCCCGGCGAGGTCGTGACCTTCGACATCGAACGCGATGGCCAGCCGCTCACACGGCGCCTCTCGGCACGGCCGGTGCTCGCCGGTCGATGGCAATGGGCCGGCGTGGCCATCCGCGTCCTGCTGGTGTTCGCGCTGTTCCTCGGCATCCCGTCGCTCGTGTTCAAGTGGCGGCCGCACGATCCCCGGGCGATGTTGTTCATGCTCTTCGGCTGCACGTTCGGCCTGTCGATGCTGAACTACTCGGTGCCGGGCCTGAGCCAGGCGCCCGAGAGCGTGATGCCGCTGCCTGACGCGTTCACCCGCTTCAACCTGACCGCGTTGGCGATCACGTACGCGTGCGCGCTCGTCATCAACCCGACGTTGCTGCATTTCCTGACGCTGTTTCCGCAGCCGCGTCTTGCCCCCGTGCCCCTTGGACGCGTACTGGGCTGGACCTACCTGATCCCGACGCTGGTTGGCTGGATCGCCGCGCCGGTCGTCGTCTTGCTCCTGCTTGGCTGGATTCCCGCGGCGGCGCGCCCGGCGGTGGCGCTGGTGGTCGCGGCGCTGGCCAGCGCCGGTGCCCTGCGGGTCTGGTGGACCCGCCTGCGCGCGCGCCCCTGGCGGTCCTGGTTCCTCGACAACGCGTTCTGGCTCGGGGTCATGGTGGCGCTGACCTACATGGCGGCCGTGCTCACGACGATCGTGCTCGTGCAGATGCGGGCACGCGAGACGGCCGGCCTGCTCGCGGGGCTGCTCCTCGCCTGCGCCGTGGGCCTGTTCGCGATCGGCGTCGGCATCGCGTATCCGATTGCGTGCGGCATCGCGATGTGGCGCTCGTGGCGACTGAGCACGGAGGAGATGCGGCAGCAGATCCGCTGGCCGCTGATGAGCATCGCGCTCGCCCTCGGCATCGCGGTGCTGCTCTCGCTGCTCTCCATCGGGTTGTCGTTCGTCACCGGTACCGCGCCGCCGCCGTGGCTGTTCTCGGTCTTCGAGATCTCCACGTGGGTGGCGTACTCGGTCATCCCGCTGGCGTTCGCGGCCGCGGTCTTGCGTTACGGCTTGATGGACATCAGGTTCATCATCCGCCTGACGTTCTTCTACCTGCTCACGACGGCCAGCGTGTACATCGGCACCTTCGCCGTCGTCCTGCTGCTGGCAACGGCGGTCGGTGGAGCGGCCGACAGCAATCGCGTCACCACGATCCTGATCACGTTGCTGGCGGTGTCCTTGTTCGAGCCGTTGCGCCGCCGCGTGCAGCGCCGCGTCGACAAGCACTTCTACCAGCGCACGCCAGACCCGGTGGGCGTGCTGGCGAGGCACGGCCAGGAGTTGCGCTCGATGTCGCGCCGCGACGACCTCGAACGCCGCCTCGTGCTCGCCCTGCAGGAGGCGATTCCGCACGGCCCCACGTACGTGTTCAGGCGCCGTGAGGATCAGCCCGAGTTCCTCGCCGCCCATTCACCCGATCCGACGGCCCGCCCGGCCTTCGAGGCGCTGCCGTTCCTGACCCAGCGTGCGCAGGACCTGCTCGGCCCGACGATGCTGGCCGAAGTGACGATGGTGATGGACGAAGCCCGCGTCTGGGAGCAGCTCGGGATCGAGGCGCTGCTGCCCGTGCGCCAGGGCGATGACATCCCCGTCGTCCTCGGGCTGGGCCGCAAGCGATCGGACGAGTCGTGGCAGGAGCGGGACATGGAGATCTTGTCCTCGCTGGCGGCGCAGACGTCGATGGCCATCGCCGACATCGAGGCGCGCCAGCACGATGCCTCGATGAAGGAAGCCTTCGACAACCAGCGCGCGCTGTTGCCGCAGCAACTGCCCCAGCCGGACGCGTTCTCGATCGCGGGCGCGTGGCACCCGGCGCTTGCCGTCGGCGGCGACTACTACGATGCGTGGTGGCTGTCGACCGAGGCGATCGCGATCTGCGTCGCCGACGTCGCGGGCAAGGGGCTCGCCGCATCGCTCGTGATGGCCAACCTCCAGGCGACGGTCAAGGCGCTGGCGGGTCCGGACGTGAGCCCGGCCGACCTCTGCACACGCGTCAACGAGACCCTCGCCTCCAACCTGCGCAAGGGACGCTTCGTCACGTTCTTCTACGGCGTGCTGCGATTGCGCACCGGCGAACTGCGTTACGCCAATGCCGGTCACAACCCACCGGTCCTGACGTCGGATGGCGCGGCGCACGAACTCGGCCTCGGTGACCCGGGCCTGGGCCTGCTGCGCACGCATCGTTACCGCGACGCGAGCGTGCTGCTCGGCGGCGATGCGCGGTTGCTGCTCTACACGGACGGCGTGACCGAAGGCCGCAGCCCCGATGGCGAGGACTTCGGCATGGCGCGACTGCTGGAACTGGTCGACCGCCCGCACACGAGCGCCGGACAGTTGCGCGACGATGTGCTCTCCGCAATCGCGGCCTGGACGCAGGGCCAGTTCGATGATGACGTCACGCTGCTGGCCGTGGTCCGCCGCGATGGCACCAACCCGCTGTTCGAGACACAGAAGATTCGAGTGCACGGGTAATTGCAGAATTTCAGAATTTCAAAATTGCACTACCACCGTCAGGCGTCGAGCGCCGACTGTGGTAATGAAATCCTGAAATTTGAAATTCTGCAATTTCCAATTGCCGTCATCGCTGTTCGACGACGATCTTGAGGCGATCGCCTGCCTGCGGGCGCTCCTGCACGGGGTAGCCGTTGATCACGGCGAGCGTGTCGGGCTTGACCGTGCTGTGACCCGGACCCGAGGCCAGCGACTGCCAGGTGTCGCCGGACCTGGCCGTGTACAACTCGATCACGTTGGGTCGGATCCGATCGGCTTCGCCAGCGCTCAAGGGCTGGAACGAGCGCACGCTGGCATCGACGGCCTGCTGCAGTTGGCGGTAGGCGCTGGCCGAGGACAACCCCGCCAGCCGGAAGACCTGGTTGTTGTGACTGATCCAGGCCGACCTGAGCACGACGTCGCCCATGTTCTGCAGTTGGCCGCGGAACGTCCCGACAAACGCCGGCAGGCCATTGACGCGCGTCTCGCCGCCTTCGACCAACTGCAGCCCCGATTGCCCGAGGTCCGCCGCGGCGACCTCCTGCAGTGACCGCCCCTGCGGTTGCGACACCAGTTGGAGGAACACGTAAGCGCCACCGCCCTGCGGTTGCGCCACGACCTGCTGCGGCGTGTTCTGCACCTGCCAGCCTTGCGGGAACTCGAGTCGGAACTTCATGTCCGGATGCAGGAACGCATTACCGCGCAGCACGCCCTCACGCGGATTGTCACCGAACATCAGGCCATCGACGTGCTGCAGGTAGGCGGCGCGATTGACCGACAACTCGCGCGTCGCCTGCGAACGCAACGCCGCGACGCGCTGGTCGAGGCGGGCGATGCGGTCGGCAGGCATCGGGTGCGTCGAGAGCCAGTTGGGGACGCCCTTGCGGTCCGTCCCTTCGGACAGCCGCCCGAGGGTCTCGAGCATGCTCGAGACGCCCTGCGGATCCCAGCCCTGCGCCGTGGCATAGCCGGCCCCGAGGTCGTCGGCCTGCAACTCGTCATCTCGACCGAACTTCAGGAATAGCAGGCCGAGTCCCTGCTCCGCCGCCTGTCCGAATGGCCGCAACTCGGGCACGAAAATCTGGCTGAGCAGCAGGCCGACCGAACTTGCGGTCTGCTTGCTGTACTGCGCGGCTGAATGCCTGGCAGTCACATGCGCAATTTCATGACCCAGGACTCCCGCCAATTCCGCCTCGCTGTTGAGGTGAGCGAGGATGCCCCGCGTGAGGTAGACGTACCCACCGGGCAGTGCGAACGCGTTCACCGCGGGCGAGTCGACGACCGCGAACGTCCACGGCAGGCTGGGACGCTCGGTACCCGACGCCAGGCGGCGGGCCACGCCGTCCACGTACCGTTGCAGCGCGGGATCGTTGACGACACCCATTTCCTGCCTGACCTGGGCGTCCGATTCCTTGCCGAGCGCGACCTCCTGGGCCTCACTCATCAGGTTGAATTCCTTCTTGCCGGTCGCCGGATTGGTGGCACACGACACCGCAAGCCCGGCGGCAACGACGACTCCGGCGACACGCGCCCTCTTACGTGGACATTGGCTCATCCCTGCGCTCCTGCCATTCAACATCAGCAAGTACGAAGCCAAGTGAACAAGTCCTCTGGCGTTCTCGTCCGACCTCGATAGATGACCCCGGAGCTACATCCTCTTCCGAATCCCCTGCCATCGGGCCTGCGGTGGGCGCACAACCGGCGCCGCATGGCCTGGCTGTTCGACGGTGACACGTGCGTGGGCTCGCTCGGATTCGGCGGCTATGGACGGGCCAGCGGCCTCACCAGCTGCGGCGTCTGGCACCTGCATCGGCGCGGTGTCCTGCACCTCGGCGTGCAGATGGCCCCGGCAGACGGCCGCCATCCGCCGATGTTGATGCGGCAAGGCGAGTCATTCGACGGCGCGCTCGATCTTCCCGACGGCGAGCCGGTCGAGTGGCGGGCGCTCGGCACCGCCGGCGACGCGTGGGCCTTCAGGCGAGCGAAAGACGGCGCCCCGGTCCTGACGTTCCGGTCCACGGGGCTGCTGCCAGCCGAGACGATCGTGGAAGTCGAACCGGCCGCGCGCGCGCTCGCGGACCCGGCGCCACTGCTGATGCTCGGCGCCTTCCTCGTACGGCTGGCGGTCGACGACAACGATGTGATCGCAGGCGGCTAGCGAATTTCAGAATTTCAGAATTTCACCACCACCGCCATTGTTCGAGCTGCTGACGGTGCCAATGAAATTGTGAACGTCTGAAATTCTTGAAATTACCGTGTCTTCCCTCCAAACCACGACGGTATCACCATGCTCCGCATCGTCTGGAGGCCGGCGGGCGCGGTGAGGACCTTGGGGATGGAGTTCACGGTGATCGAGGCGGTGGCGATGTCGCCGTGCACGCCACCGGCGATCTTCATGTGCAAGTCGGGCAATCCCTTGACGATGACGGCGTCGTAGGACTCGGGGGCGCCGAGGTACGCCTCCATGTGGAGCGTGATCAGCGCCTGCCCGTTCTTGTCGTACCCCGTCCCTGTCTGCGTGATGCCCGCCACCTGGCCCTTCTGCACGGCCAGGAACTCGCTCTTGGTGGCCTGGGCGGCGATCCGGGGGCCAATCACGTCAGTGATGCTCTCGAGCTTCCACCCCATCGCGTCGGCGATCATCGCCACCGACTCGGTGAGGCCGACGTGGCGCACCGCCCCGCCCTGCACCTTCTCGGCGAACTCCTCCGGTGTCAGACCGGCACCGATTTTCTGCTGGAATGGCAGGCGGCGGATGGACGCGTCCTGGATGCGTTCGACGCGAATCGAATCAACGCGCTCGCAGACGCCGGTCAGGGTGATCGGCAGCGCGTCCATCGTGAAGCCGGGGTTGACACCGGTGCCGAGCACGGCCACCTTGGCCTTGCGCGCGAGGACGTCGATTTTCTTTGCCAGGCGTTTGTTCGAGAACCACGGGTAGGCCAGTTCTTCGGT includes:
- a CDS encoding SpoIIE family protein phosphatase, which gives rise to MTAPAQVPAEVTHDAVTAAMLRHRRLLATLVLLALAAVSFWVVVALVRARTRPTLGVQISRGGTMLRRPDRGATVVVRAVRAHSPAADADLRVGDRVLQVDGIAVTDTRALIARHDRLFPGEVVTFDIERDGQPLTRRLSARPVLAGRWQWAGVAIRVLLVFALFLGIPSLVFKWRPHDPRAMLFMLFGCTFGLSMLNYSVPGLSQAPESVMPLPDAFTRFNLTALAITYACALVINPTLLHFLTLFPQPRLAPVPLGRVLGWTYLIPTLVGWIAAPVVVLLLLGWIPAAARPAVALVVAALASAGALRVWWTRLRARPWRSWFLDNAFWLGVMVALTYMAAVLTTIVLVQMRARETAGLLAGLLLACAVGLFAIGVGIAYPIACGIAMWRSWRLSTEEMRQQIRWPLMSIALALGIAVLLSLLSIGLSFVTGTAPPPWLFSVFEISTWVAYSVIPLAFAAAVLRYGLMDIRFIIRLTFFYLLTTASVYIGTFAVVLLLATAVGGAADSNRVTTILITLLAVSLFEPLRRRVQRRVDKHFYQRTPDPVGVLARHGQELRSMSRRDDLERRLVLALQEAIPHGPTYVFRRREDQPEFLAAHSPDPTARPAFEALPFLTQRAQDLLGPTMLAEVTMVMDEARVWEQLGIEALLPVRQGDDIPVVLGLGRKRSDESWQERDMEILSSLAAQTSMAIADIEARQHDASMKEAFDNQRALLPQQLPQPDAFSIAGAWHPALAVGGDYYDAWWLSTEAIAICVADVAGKGLAASLVMANLQATVKALAGPDVSPADLCTRVNETLASNLRKGRFVTFFYGVLRLRTGELRYANAGHNPPVLTSDGAAHELGLGDPGLGLLRTHRYRDASVLLGGDARLLLYTDGVTEGRSPDGEDFGMARLLELVDRPHTSAGQLRDDVLSAIAAWTQGQFDDDVTLLAVVRRDGTNPLFETQKIRVHG
- a CDS encoding M48 family metalloprotease; translation: MSQCPRKRARVAGVVVAAGLAVSCATNPATGKKEFNLMSEAQEVALGKESDAQVRQEMGVVNDPALQRYVDGVARRLASGTERPSLPWTFAVVDSPAVNAFALPGGYVYLTRGILAHLNSEAELAGVLGHEIAHVTARHSAAQYSKQTASSVGLLLSQIFVPELRPFGQAAEQGLGLLFLKFGRDDELQADDLGAGYATAQGWDPQGVSSMLETLGRLSEGTDRKGVPNWLSTHPMPADRIARLDQRVAALRSQATRELSVNRAAYLQHVDGLMFGDNPREGVLRGNAFLHPDMKFRLEFPQGWQVQNTPQQVVAQPQGGGAYVFLQLVSQPQGRSLQEVAAADLGQSGLQLVEGGETRVNGLPAFVGTFRGQLQNMGDVVLRSAWISHNNQVFRLAGLSSASAYRQLQQAVDASVRSFQPLSAGEADRIRPNVIELYTARSGDTWQSLASGPGHSTVKPDTLAVINGYPVQERPQAGDRLKIVVEQR
- a CDS encoding dihydrodipicolinate reductase is translated as MAIRVLHVGLGPIGVGVVRQCASRKGFKIVGAVDLDADKIGKDLGEVAGLGRTLDVKVESKLAAAIKAGRPDVVVLCTSSSLSKVADQVADVLKHKLPIVSTTEELAYPWFSNKRLAKKIDVLARKAKVAVLGTGVNPGFTMDALPITLTGVCERVDSIRVERIQDASIRRLPFQQKIGAGLTPEEFAEKVQGGAVRHVGLTESVAMIADAMGWKLESITDVIGPRIAAQATKSEFLAVQKGQVAGITQTGTGYDKNGQALITLHMEAYLGAPESYDAVIVKGLPDLHMKIAGGVHGDIATASITVNSIPKVLTAPAGLQTMRSMVIPSWFGGKTR